In Pseudomonadota bacterium, one genomic interval encodes:
- a CDS encoding prepilin-type N-terminal cleavage/methylation domain-containing protein yields MEMFRRLKDQKGFTLVELAIVLVIIGIMLGAVLKGQEMINSAKSKRLYSQQREIAAAIYTYYDKYAKYPGDDNGTGIGTRWNPVTYYTAGNGNGLIDGGATGTDAAPGTMFTCAAATASETCGMWDHMRRSNILSGPLDGTNPTNPYGGTVGAANVAVSTLTVNWIGFSRVPSNIAQQIDIQYDDGIATTGSIRALAAYTAGSEAPILLFFKL; encoded by the coding sequence ATGGAAATGTTCAGAAGATTAAAGGACCAGAAAGGTTTTACACTCGTTGAACTGGCAATTGTGCTTGTTATCATCGGTATCATGCTCGGGGCTGTGCTTAAAGGACAGGAAATGATTAACAGCGCAAAGAGTAAGAGATTATATAGTCAGCAAAGAGAGATCGCCGCGGCCATTTACACCTATTATGACAAATATGCCAAATATCCCGGAGACGACAACGGTACAGGTATCGGAACAAGATGGAATCCGGTCACCTATTACACAGCCGGCAACGGAAATGGACTGATAGACGGCGGAGCAACCGGAACCGATGCCGCTCCCGGCACCATGTTTACCTGCGCCGCAGCTACTGCATCGGAGACTTGCGGGATGTGGGATCACATGAGGCGGTCGAATATTCTCTCAGGTCCTCTTGATGGCACAAATCCTACAAACCCCTATGGCGGAACCGTAGGAGCGGCAAATGTCGCAGTCTCCACCTTAACCGTAAACTGGATCGGTTTTTCAAGAGTTCCCTCAAATATAGCACAACAGATAGACATCCAGTATGACGACGGCATAGCAACTACAGGTTCAATTCGCGCGCTTGCTGCATATACGGCAGGCTCGGAAGCGCCGATATTATTATTTTTCAAACTCTAA
- a CDS encoding response regulator, translated as MENVLLVEDDILLRNQIRFSLELTFNIFEAGDVEEALSILKNNKIEVVILDLGLPPSENTPYEGIRLLRFIIDTFPAKVVILTGQKTENAALEAIKSGAFDYIMKPVDMDKIVFSIKRALLFKDIEEKIDKEGIKKISFDIEVGKGLQPAREEAERNIVLKVLKDTNFNVYQSAKILGIKRESLYYFIKKFGFKRSKYDD; from the coding sequence ATGGAAAATGTCCTTCTGGTCGAAGATGATATCCTGCTGCGAAACCAGATACGTTTTTCCCTTGAGTTAACCTTCAATATTTTTGAGGCCGGAGATGTTGAAGAAGCCCTGAGCATCCTTAAAAACAACAAGATTGAAGTGGTAATCCTGGACCTTGGTCTGCCGCCTTCTGAAAATACACCCTATGAGGGTATCAGACTTTTACGCTTCATTATCGATACATTTCCGGCAAAAGTTGTCATCCTGACAGGGCAGAAAACTGAAAATGCCGCCTTGGAGGCCATAAAATCAGGCGCCTTTGATTATATTATGAAGCCGGTTGATATGGATAAGATAGTTTTTTCAATTAAAAGGGCTTTACTCTTTAAAGATATTGAAGAGAAGATAGACAAAGAAGGCATTAAAAAAATCTCCTTTGATATTGAAGTCGGCAAAGGGCTGCAGCCTGCAAGAGAAGAAGCGGAAAGAAATATTGTCTTAAAGGTGTTAAAGGACACAAACTTTAACGTCTACCAATCTGCAAAAATCCTGGGGATTAAAAGAGAAAGCCTCTACTATTTCATTAAAAAATTTGGATTTAAACGAAGCAAATATGACGATTAA
- a CDS encoding prepilin-type N-terminal cleavage/methylation domain-containing protein: MKPGAKGFTLIELAIVMVIMGILVSIGAGMIGPLTIRMKTTETKENVNAALEGIIGYAATNNRLPTLAQFPNIVRTQKDAWNNTIQYIFDNNLATSICDRTTTNITLRVCNDAACTTSNTVNNVAYIILSGGSNFNNQTAANQAVAAATMINTYLTGIAVDNYAGDFTRATDEYDDIIKWVTLPELQTKLSCGRCSAYEIWNNLGVGGYFRINGIGCGLIPNNTLISSIGPGGNISGFTDASCTAPAAITSITYTQATATDANRNCAVNYNNTDR, encoded by the coding sequence ATGAAACCGGGTGCAAAAGGTTTTACCCTTATTGAGCTTGCAATCGTGATGGTTATAATGGGTATTCTTGTGAGTATTGGGGCAGGCATGATCGGCCCCTTAACAATACGGATGAAAACAACGGAGACAAAAGAAAATGTCAATGCTGCCTTAGAAGGCATCATAGGATATGCTGCAACCAACAACAGACTACCCACTCTCGCCCAGTTTCCAAATATAGTACGGACACAGAAAGATGCCTGGAATAATACGATACAGTACATTTTCGACAACAATCTTGCCACATCCATATGTGATAGAACAACAACGAACATAACACTGAGGGTATGCAATGATGCTGCCTGTACAACATCCAACACTGTAAATAATGTTGCATACATTATCCTCAGTGGCGGAAGCAATTTCAACAACCAAACCGCAGCAAACCAGGCTGTTGCGGCAGCAACAATGATCAACACCTATCTTACAGGCATAGCAGTTGATAACTATGCAGGCGATTTCACACGTGCCACAGACGAATACGATGATATCATAAAATGGGTAACATTGCCTGAGCTTCAGACAAAACTGTCATGCGGGCGATGCTCGGCCTATGAAATATGGAATAACTTAGGCGTTGGGGGTTATTTTCGCATTAACGGCATAGGATGCGGTCTTATTCCCAATAATACCCTTATATCGAGCATCGGTCCGGGAGGGAATATCAGCGGTTTTACCGATGCCTCATGCACGGCGCCTGCAGCAATAACGTCAATTACATACACACAGGCAACTGCAACAGACGCAAACAGAAATTGTGCTGTTAACTACAATAATACGGACAGATAG
- a CDS encoding HAMP domain-containing sensor histidine kinase, with product MTIKLLDITYLFFITAGTIIICILVYLRFLTNRAFKTVLMLINENKECDYDLHLFLEKTEGLLKNARVGDVFYRIVYLGNCFEKKKGNDKNVVQQSIERADYAVNISLIPKSSGGENRYIHLMILQTIILLAETDILIKIKAINETFYNFSKLQTFIIHDVKNIAQFSQTLSYNLEHAENPDRELKLIGILKKSASILSLRANRILDMLEIGKERGHPDSHKSNVSVRRLIEAVANLYKFPYEIQGDASIFTEEYRITSILDNILKNIYEKTLREHNVQSFIDIIETDADIKIIIRDTGSHIEHIERIFEPFYTTKKEGLGIGLFQAKNIALSMGGEIISRNIEKGVEFEVTIPRKR from the coding sequence ATGACGATTAAACTCCTGGACATAACATACCTGTTCTTCATCACTGCCGGTACAATCATTATTTGTATTCTTGTTTATCTGAGGTTTTTAACGAATAGGGCTTTTAAAACAGTTTTAATGCTTATTAATGAAAATAAAGAATGCGATTATGATTTACATCTATTTCTTGAAAAGACAGAAGGTCTGTTAAAAAATGCAAGAGTTGGGGATGTATTTTACAGGATTGTTTATCTCGGGAATTGTTTTGAAAAGAAAAAAGGCAACGATAAAAACGTCGTTCAGCAGAGCATCGAGCGAGCAGATTATGCTGTAAACATCAGCCTGATACCCAAATCCTCAGGAGGCGAAAATAGATATATCCACCTGATGATTCTTCAAACTATTATTTTATTGGCAGAAACGGATATTTTAATAAAAATAAAGGCTATTAACGAAACATTCTATAATTTTTCAAAACTACAGACATTCATCATACATGATGTTAAAAATATAGCCCAGTTCTCGCAGACATTGTCTTACAACTTAGAACACGCAGAAAATCCCGACAGAGAGTTAAAACTCATAGGCATTCTGAAAAAATCAGCATCTATTTTGTCTCTACGGGCCAACAGAATACTGGATATGCTGGAAATCGGCAAAGAAAGGGGGCATCCCGATAGTCATAAAAGCAATGTAAGCGTTAGAAGACTGATAGAAGCAGTAGCAAATCTTTACAAGTTTCCCTATGAGATTCAGGGAGATGCTTCAATATTTACGGAAGAATACAGGATCACATCCATCCTTGACAATATCCTGAAAAACATATACGAAAAAACATTACGTGAACACAATGTACAATCCTTCATTGATATTATCGAAACAGATGCTGATATTAAAATTATTATCCGTGATACAGGAAGCCATATCGAGCATATTGAAAGAATTTTTGAACCATTTTATACAACTAAAAAGGAAGGGTTGGGGATAGGACTCTTTCAAGCAAAGAACATAGCTCTGTCTATGGGGGGAGAAATTATCTCAAGGAATATTGAAAAAGGCGTTGAATTTGAGGTAACAATTCCCCGTAAAAGATAA
- a CDS encoding lytic transglycosylase domain-containing protein, with the protein MKLLIICAILMPSLLDAFCFEDAGKQYGIPYRLLESIAGIESNMNPGAFNVNRNGSFDVGLMQINSFWIKMLELNKDELVSNPCYNVMIGANILKQCVDRYGFNWEAVGCYNATDSQKKIKYSWKIFQKLKSKEKYQMIQRGSCMSPAPVPALLFSVKDKYEE; encoded by the coding sequence ATGAAATTATTAATTATATGTGCAATATTGATGCCTTCGCTCCTTGATGCATTTTGCTTCGAAGACGCCGGAAAACAATATGGTATTCCTTATCGACTTCTTGAGAGTATTGCCGGAATTGAATCAAATATGAATCCCGGAGCTTTCAATGTAAACCGAAATGGTTCTTTTGATGTGGGGCTCATGCAGATTAATTCCTTCTGGATCAAGATGCTTGAATTGAACAAAGATGAGCTGGTCTCGAATCCATGCTATAACGTCATGATCGGGGCAAATATTCTGAAACAATGCGTGGATCGGTATGGTTTTAACTGGGAGGCCGTTGGTTGTTATAATGCAACTGATTCGCAAAAAAAGATCAAATATTCATGGAAAATATTTCAAAAATTGAAGAGTAAAGAAAAATATCAGATGATACAACGTGGAAGTTGCATGTCGCCAGCGCCTGTACCAGCCCTTCTTTTTTCGGTAAAAGATAAATACGAGGAATAG